The following are encoded together in the Flammeovirga agarivorans genome:
- a CDS encoding LuxR C-terminal-related transcriptional regulator: protein MDLITFVLLSVEIAQFKDECLYLLYITSMTSINDLEEGLRGKYLSLGDNFSYIFNCFDRKFENVSENFTSVTGYAKDEILNADGFTIGTKEFQSTSLPRIKQILETFYDIYKDNLNGFRSFFSYPFVYKDGRVEEVFAEVTQVDFEDKQIVRITVFNTLFDDTLDSALKKGVTFVNLEKNIAFSNISSVEDLETCHAILSLSKREIEILSLVSEGLSNQELAEKINVSIHTVTTHKKNIVKKTNTKNIMVTIRYCLRLNIF from the coding sequence ATGGATCTCATTACTTTTGTTTTACTATCCGTAGAGATTGCACAATTTAAAGATGAGTGCCTTTACCTATTATATATTACTAGCATGACAAGTATTAACGACCTAGAGGAAGGGTTAAGAGGGAAGTATTTAAGTTTAGGTGACAACTTCTCTTATATATTTAACTGTTTTGACCGAAAATTTGAGAACGTTTCTGAGAATTTTACTTCAGTAACTGGCTACGCGAAAGATGAAATATTGAATGCTGATGGATTTACTATTGGAACAAAAGAATTTCAATCCACTTCATTGCCTAGAATAAAACAAATTTTAGAAACATTTTACGACATCTATAAGGATAACTTAAATGGTTTTAGATCCTTTTTTTCGTACCCCTTTGTTTATAAAGACGGTAGAGTAGAAGAGGTGTTTGCCGAAGTAACACAAGTTGATTTTGAAGATAAACAGATCGTTAGAATTACAGTATTTAATACCTTATTTGATGATACTTTAGATTCTGCCTTGAAAAAAGGTGTCACTTTTGTAAATTTAGAGAAGAATATTGCATTTAGTAATATCTCATCAGTTGAAGACTTAGAAACCTGTCACGCTATTTTATCATTAAGCAAACGAGAAATAGAGATCTTATCTTTAGTTAGCGAAGGATTATCTAATCAGGAATTAGCTGAAAAGATCAATGTGAGTATTCATACCGTCACGACACACAAAAAGAATATCGTTAAAAAGACAAATACAAAAAATATTATGGTTACCATTCGTTACTGTTTGCGACTCAATATTTTTTAG
- a CDS encoding LuxR C-terminal-related transcriptional regulator translates to MKKASLTFKEQLIHIYRQKGTSKKVQSNVIKDLDNYDKLLEESKSYHYPGPTYSCILDVEQQTFQVLAVQGTYFTDDVPSGPVEYLIDLVNEFILDDDRQMYLYTIDKLFSYHLYLYSTRGNKPYKSSFTFRGISEAGKKEVLMQQNIPIRIKNGEVTMYFISVTNISHITTDQNYTINFYNSEEKESVNLNVEAYCAPEKPSHLIELSDREKDILILSSDGMSAKEISGKLEIAVETVNRHKKNMIKKNKMKNIIHLASEAIKKGVL, encoded by the coding sequence ATGAAAAAGGCTTCTCTTACATTTAAGGAACAATTGATACATATATACCGTCAGAAAGGGACGAGTAAGAAAGTACAGTCTAATGTTATCAAAGACTTAGATAATTATGATAAACTTCTAGAAGAAAGTAAGAGTTACCATTATCCTGGACCTACTTATTCATGCATTTTAGATGTTGAGCAGCAAACATTTCAAGTTCTAGCTGTTCAAGGAACATACTTTACTGATGATGTGCCTTCTGGGCCAGTAGAATATCTAATAGATTTAGTAAATGAATTTATATTGGATGATGATAGGCAGATGTATTTATATACCATTGATAAACTATTTAGTTATCATCTGTACTTGTACTCGACAAGAGGTAACAAGCCTTATAAATCAAGTTTTACTTTTAGAGGAATTAGTGAGGCAGGGAAAAAAGAAGTACTAATGCAACAAAACATTCCTATTCGTATTAAGAATGGTGAAGTGACGATGTATTTTATTAGTGTTACTAATATTTCTCATATCACAACAGATCAGAATTATACTATCAATTTCTATAACTCTGAGGAAAAAGAATCTGTCAACCTTAATGTGGAAGCGTATTGTGCTCCAGAAAAGCCATCTCATCTCATTGAATTATCAGATCGTGAAAAGGATATCCTGATTTTAAGTTCTGACGGTATGAGTGCTAAAGAAATATCAGGAAAGTTAGAAATTGCAGTGGAGACAGTTAATCGCCATAAAAAGAACATGATTAAAAAGAACAAGATGAAAAATATTATTCATTTGGCTTCAGAAGCAATCAAGAAGGGTGTTTTATAA
- a CDS encoding WG repeat-containing protein, with protein sequence MKNNNSILFFLFSLLLSLGANAQNKALIPIEQNGLWGYCDFSRNIIIEPQFDDAKLFDNGLAIVSSNNKYGVINQEGNWVISNKYNEITSTLANDEFIVTTSKGKSGIIHTNGNKVLNTKYDSVFVFDERGDYLVFNKNQCGLYNTNDQNWILPVKYTEIAYDENSLLRITQANKIGFLNAENFQIVSEPQIIVNKTRGGVAMKAVVFDDWTDFSVVRTDGGYNILNKEGKVLLDTSSPQKIEEIDIELYNANGYNIPSNAMYVAEDQIFLAVGDTFEVKNIEEYKLKAVDYDGLGILQKGDKFYITNLDKTVSEGYDSLFSFNKDYLQGVNYNPASGTSTKSLVVINKKDADLGKEVVSNFTTMISYSNDDINKDQHWALVISDKNKQGIFDLDNKKYIIEAKYDYIFTPYLKDYGLIMLGDEIGNYAFYNVKTNKVISEMTYTPTVNTTAADKGILFFEKNGKGSQSTKVLDVYSIKENKLTGKVINGYDVKVRAAKGSLHFNPKHLGWETNLAYEFSEFAPDNFEYMYVNDHGHGEIGIGFLDKDFKELVPANYATVSFASEKEPYIKVTDFMFNEGMLSPKGEVVVPIGKFQEVHPISDGIIPVVDKNGIQHFLDKNGNELTVNN encoded by the coding sequence ATGAAAAACAATAACTCAATTTTATTTTTTTTATTTTCTTTACTTCTTTCTTTGGGTGCTAATGCCCAGAATAAAGCACTTATCCCAATCGAACAAAATGGACTTTGGGGATACTGTGACTTTTCTAGAAACATTATCATCGAACCCCAATTTGATGACGCCAAACTATTTGATAACGGGTTAGCCATAGTAAGTAGCAACAATAAGTATGGTGTTATCAACCAAGAAGGAAACTGGGTCATCAGTAACAAATACAATGAAATTACTTCCACATTAGCTAATGATGAATTTATTGTAACAACATCAAAAGGTAAATCAGGGATCATTCACACTAATGGAAACAAAGTTTTAAACACCAAATACGACAGTGTTTTTGTATTTGATGAAAGAGGTGATTATTTGGTATTTAACAAAAACCAATGTGGTTTATATAATACGAACGACCAAAATTGGATTTTACCTGTAAAGTATACCGAAATTGCATATGATGAAAATAGCCTACTAAGAATTACTCAAGCGAATAAAATAGGATTCTTAAATGCCGAAAATTTCCAAATAGTTTCTGAACCTCAAATTATAGTCAATAAAACGAGAGGCGGTGTTGCAATGAAAGCCGTTGTTTTTGATGACTGGACAGATTTCTCAGTGGTAAGAACCGATGGAGGCTATAACATTCTAAACAAAGAAGGTAAAGTATTACTTGATACTTCGTCTCCACAAAAAATTGAAGAAATTGATATTGAACTGTATAACGCTAACGGTTACAATATACCTTCGAATGCTATGTATGTTGCTGAAGATCAAATTTTCTTAGCTGTTGGTGATACTTTTGAAGTCAAGAACATTGAAGAATATAAATTAAAGGCCGTAGATTACGATGGTCTTGGAATCCTACAAAAAGGCGATAAATTTTATATCACAAACTTAGATAAAACTGTTTCTGAAGGCTACGATAGCCTGTTCAGTTTTAATAAAGATTATCTGCAAGGTGTAAACTATAATCCTGCTTCCGGAACATCAACAAAATCATTAGTAGTTATCAATAAAAAAGATGCTGATTTAGGTAAAGAGGTCGTTTCTAATTTCACAACGATGATTTCATACTCCAACGATGATATAAATAAAGATCAACATTGGGCTTTAGTCATCTCCGATAAGAATAAACAAGGTATTTTTGATCTAGATAACAAAAAATACATCATTGAAGCTAAGTATGATTATATCTTCACTCCTTATCTTAAAGATTACGGCTTAATAATGTTAGGAGATGAAATTGGTAACTATGCTTTCTATAATGTAAAAACTAATAAAGTCATTTCAGAAATGACATATACTCCTACAGTCAATACAACGGCAGCGGATAAAGGAATATTATTCTTTGAGAAAAATGGAAAAGGTAGTCAATCGACAAAAGTATTAGATGTCTACTCGATTAAAGAAAATAAGTTAACGGGTAAAGTAATAAATGGTTATGATGTTAAAGTAAGAGCTGCCAAAGGTTCTTTACATTTTAACCCTAAACATTTAGGTTGGGAAACAAACCTAGCTTACGAATTTAGTGAGTTTGCTCCTGATAATTTTGAATACATGTATGTCAACGATCATGGTCATGGAGAAATTGGAATTGGGTTCCTAGATAAAGATTTTAAAGAATTAGTTCCTGCCAATTATGCTACCGTTTCTTTTGCTTCTGAAAAAGAACCTTATATAAAA